Proteins found in one Pontibacter sp. SGAir0037 genomic segment:
- a CDS encoding metallophosphoesterase has protein sequence MARYALTDIHGCVRTFKALVLEKLKLQKTDELYILGDLVNKGPDSKGVVDFIIQLQKQHYQVLCLRGNHDQMLLNASRKGEKALTLKPFEQELLLESFEVHDFEHLPQKYVQFLKDLPFYLELPDYYLVHAGFDFKQQDIFKDTDAMLNIRGYSVNWDKLDNKKLLHGHTPTPLHSIKKGAAHKDMKLNLDAGCVYYKNASYGNLVALDMDSQELFVQPNEDRPYPVARKS, from the coding sequence ATGGCCCGCTACGCCCTTACAGATATTCATGGTTGTGTCCGCACGTTTAAAGCATTGGTGCTGGAAAAGTTAAAGCTTCAGAAAACAGATGAGCTCTACATTTTAGGCGATCTGGTAAATAAAGGTCCCGATAGTAAAGGCGTAGTCGATTTTATCATACAACTACAGAAGCAACACTACCAGGTACTTTGTCTGCGGGGCAACCACGACCAGATGCTTCTAAATGCTTCCAGAAAAGGTGAAAAAGCATTAACGCTAAAGCCTTTCGAACAGGAACTGCTGCTGGAGAGCTTTGAGGTTCATGATTTTGAGCACCTGCCTCAGAAATATGTGCAGTTTCTGAAAGATCTTCCTTTTTACCTGGAGCTACCTGATTATTACCTGGTGCACGCCGGTTTCGATTTTAAGCAGCAGGATATCTTTAAAGACACAGATGCCATGCTCAATATCAGAGGCTATAGTGTAAACTGGGATAAACTGGATAACAAGAAGCTTCTGCACGGCCATACCCCTACCCCTTTGCACAGTATAAAAAAAGGAGCAGCACATAAAGACATGAAGCTCAACCTGGATGCAGGCTGTGTCTACTATAAAAATGCCTCTTATGGGAATTTAGTAGCGCTGGATATGGATTCACAGGAGTTGTTTGTGCAGCCTAATGAAGACCGGCCTTACCCGGTAGCCAGGAAAAGTTAA
- the tatC gene encoding twin-arginine translocase subunit TatC, producing the protein MDQPHLEEGEQQGEMSFVDHLEELRWHIIRALASILVFGVAAFLAKSFVFHDIILAPSRPDFFSYRVMCEVGQKLGTTGFCIEEMGFTIQSRQMSGQFAMHLMVSVVLGLACAFPYAFWEIWRFVKPGLYPQEQKNSQGAVFWVSILFLMGLMFGYYVVSPISINFLAGYQVDPSIVNEFDLSSYISTLTTLCLACAVMFELPVIVYFFTKAGLLSPETMKLYRRHSILVILIISAIVTPPDVISQMLIAIPLVGLYEVSISVSRSIRKNDLKKLNENNTI; encoded by the coding sequence ATGGATCAACCACACTTAGAGGAAGGAGAACAGCAGGGAGAGATGTCTTTTGTGGACCATCTTGAAGAGTTGAGATGGCATATTATTCGGGCACTGGCTTCTATATTAGTATTTGGTGTAGCTGCTTTTCTGGCAAAAAGCTTTGTTTTCCATGACATTATTCTGGCTCCGTCGCGCCCCGATTTTTTTAGCTACAGAGTGATGTGCGAGGTGGGCCAGAAATTGGGAACTACAGGCTTTTGTATAGAAGAAATGGGCTTTACTATCCAAAGCCGCCAGATGAGCGGGCAGTTTGCCATGCACCTGATGGTATCGGTGGTGTTAGGTTTGGCCTGCGCCTTCCCTTACGCTTTCTGGGAAATCTGGCGTTTTGTTAAGCCTGGCTTATACCCACAGGAGCAAAAAAACTCACAGGGAGCCGTATTCTGGGTATCTATCCTTTTCCTGATGGGCTTGATGTTTGGTTACTATGTGGTTTCCCCCATTTCCATCAACTTTCTTGCAGGTTACCAGGTAGATCCTTCTATTGTAAATGAATTCGACTTGTCTTCCTACATTTCAACGCTTACCACCCTGTGCCTGGCTTGTGCTGTAATGTTTGAGCTGCCTGTTATTGTTTACTTCTTTACAAAGGCAGGTCTGCTTTCGCCTGAAACAATGAAGCTGTACCGTCGCCACTCTATCCTGGTTATCCTGATCATTTCGGCTATTGTAACGCCGCCTGATGTGATCAGCCAGATGCTGATTGCCATCCCATTGGTTGGCCTGTATGAGGTAAGTATCAGCGTTTCGAGATCTATCCGTAAAAATGATTTAAAGAAACTAAACGAAAATAACACCATATAA
- a CDS encoding inositol monophosphatase family protein, which yields MNLHQLSQNLNVIARRAGAFLRKEAANFDRSKIEMKGFNDLVSYVDKETEKLLVADLKKLLPEAGFITEEGTETTRGERFNWIIDPLDGTTNFTHGVPNYCVSVALADGDEVILGTVYEPIRDECFSAYQGGGAFLNESPIKVSEVAKLKDSLIATGFPYYDFGLMQQYLQVMGNFMAKSHGIRRLGSAALDLVYVAVGRFEGFFEYNLNAWDVAAGAIIVKEAGGTLSKFTGDGDVVFGREMVASNGNIHTEMLETIAEYWKESFR from the coding sequence ATGAACTTACATCAGCTATCACAGAACCTGAACGTTATCGCCCGCAGAGCAGGCGCTTTCTTACGAAAAGAGGCGGCCAATTTCGACCGCTCCAAAATTGAGATGAAGGGGTTTAACGACCTTGTATCTTATGTAGACAAAGAAACTGAAAAGCTACTTGTGGCGGATCTTAAAAAGCTTTTGCCTGAAGCAGGATTTATAACAGAAGAGGGAACAGAAACCACCAGGGGCGAACGCTTTAACTGGATTATAGACCCGCTGGATGGCACCACCAACTTTACGCATGGCGTACCTAACTATTGCGTGAGTGTGGCTCTGGCCGATGGCGATGAAGTAATATTGGGCACTGTGTACGAGCCAATTCGCGACGAGTGTTTTTCTGCTTACCAGGGCGGAGGAGCTTTCTTAAATGAATCTCCTATTAAAGTATCGGAAGTGGCTAAGCTTAAGGATTCTTTGATTGCCACAGGTTTCCCTTACTACGATTTTGGCCTGATGCAGCAATACCTGCAGGTAATGGGCAACTTTATGGCAAAATCGCATGGCATACGCCGTCTGGGCTCTGCTGCTTTAGACCTGGTGTATGTAGCTGTAGGCCGTTTCGAAGGTTTTTTTGAATATAATTTAAATGCCTGGGATGTGGCGGCAGGTGCTATTATTGTAAAAGAAGCAGGAGGGACGCTTTCTAAATTTACAGGCGACGGCGATGTTGTTTTCGGGCGCGAAATGGTGGCCAGTAACGGCAACATACATACAGAAATGCTGGAAACAATTGCTGAATACTGGAAAGAGTCTTTCCGGTAA
- a CDS encoding SPASM domain-containing protein, whose translation MKFHLTDGLNFLSKLTPIRLLNATQVVGSYLYSRFTGKAVHWGSPISISFEPTTSCNLRCPECPSGLRSFTRPTGMLQEGLFKQTIDELQHRLLYLILYFQGEPYLHKGFLDLVKYASGKGIYTATSTNAHYLNDETARQTVESGLDRLIVSIDGTTQETYSAYRVGGKLNKVLEGTRQVVKWKKRLKSKTPHIMFQFLVVRPNEHQLDDVKELAKELGVDEVVFKTAQIYDYENGSDLIPTIDYYSRYKNNGNGTYSLKNKLLSHCWKMWHSCVITWDGLTVPCCFDKDAEYRMGDLKQESFAQVWRGAKYNKFRQSLLRSRDEIEMCRNCTEGTKVWA comes from the coding sequence ATGAAATTTCACTTAACCGACGGCCTTAACTTCTTAAGCAAATTAACGCCCATACGTTTGTTAAATGCCACACAGGTAGTTGGCAGTTACCTGTATTCCCGTTTTACAGGCAAAGCAGTGCATTGGGGTTCGCCTATCAGTATCTCTTTTGAGCCTACTACCTCCTGTAACCTTCGCTGCCCCGAGTGCCCTAGCGGTTTGCGCTCGTTTACAAGGCCTACAGGTATGCTGCAGGAGGGCTTGTTTAAGCAAACTATAGATGAGTTACAGCACCGCCTGCTTTATCTTATTCTATATTTTCAGGGGGAGCCTTACCTGCACAAAGGCTTTCTGGACCTGGTAAAATATGCTTCGGGCAAAGGGATCTATACAGCTACCTCTACCAATGCACATTACCTGAACGATGAAACTGCCCGCCAGACAGTAGAATCGGGGTTGGACAGGTTAATTGTTTCCATAGATGGCACCACACAGGAAACTTATTCGGCTTATCGGGTAGGTGGTAAACTGAATAAGGTGCTGGAGGGAACACGGCAGGTTGTGAAATGGAAGAAGAGACTGAAGTCGAAAACGCCGCATATTATGTTCCAGTTTTTAGTGGTAAGGCCTAACGAGCACCAACTGGACGACGTAAAGGAACTGGCAAAAGAGCTGGGTGTAGACGAAGTGGTATTTAAAACGGCTCAGATTTACGACTATGAAAATGGTTCAGACCTGATCCCGACCATAGACTACTACTCCAGGTATAAAAACAACGGGAATGGCACATATTCGCTAAAAAACAAGCTGTTAAGCCATTGCTGGAAAATGTGGCACTCATGCGTAATTACCTGGGATGGGTTAACTGTTCCCTGTTGCTTCGACAAAGATGCCGAATACCGTATGGGCGACCTGAAGCAGGAGTCTTTCGCGCAGGTGTGGCGTGGTGCAAAGTATAACAAGTTCAGGCAATCGCTGTTACGTTCGCGAGATGAAATAGAAATGTGCCGGAACTGTACGGAAGGCACAAAGGTATGGGCATAA
- a CDS encoding mechanosensitive ion channel family protein: MQDIDKALELLLTKLESWGNHIVLMLPNFVVALLVLVITFVVARFIRSWLEKAFKRFSHSAALNNLIITLLYLAIVFVGLFFALNVLGLDKVVVSLLAGVGIIGLALGFAFQDIAANFISGIIIAVQKPVRVNDMIETNDYFGVIERISLRTIDIRQPTGELVKLPNKMVFENPVTNFSYNNMRRVDVPVGISYAEDLERVQRVVIEALQDVKNRVKSRDIEVMFDEFGDSSINFKARFWATYKRQVDYVSAKSDAIIRIKKAFDQHDILIPFPIRTLDFGIKGGEKLNEQLEAVQAAIKNGKQTGRNDD, from the coding sequence ATGCAAGACATTGATAAAGCGCTGGAGCTGTTACTAACGAAGCTGGAGTCTTGGGGCAACCATATTGTGTTAATGCTCCCTAATTTTGTTGTAGCTCTTTTAGTGCTGGTTATCACATTTGTTGTAGCAAGATTTATCAGGAGTTGGTTAGAAAAAGCATTTAAACGCTTTTCTCATAGTGCGGCACTTAATAACCTTATTATTACCCTGCTTTATTTAGCCATTGTTTTTGTTGGGTTATTTTTTGCCCTCAACGTGCTGGGGCTGGATAAGGTAGTTGTGTCGTTGCTGGCTGGTGTCGGTATTATCGGCTTAGCGCTGGGTTTTGCCTTTCAGGATATTGCTGCTAATTTTATTTCGGGTATCATCATTGCCGTGCAAAAGCCTGTAAGGGTAAACGACATGATTGAGACGAACGATTACTTCGGTGTAATTGAGCGTATCTCTTTAAGAACAATAGATATCCGGCAACCGACAGGGGAACTGGTGAAGCTGCCCAACAAAATGGTGTTTGAAAACCCGGTTACCAACTTCTCCTACAATAATATGCGACGTGTAGATGTGCCTGTAGGTATATCGTATGCCGAAGACCTGGAGCGGGTGCAACGTGTTGTGATAGAGGCTTTGCAGGATGTGAAGAACCGTGTTAAATCACGTGATATAGAAGTAATGTTTGATGAGTTCGGCGACAGCTCCATCAACTTTAAAGCCAGGTTCTGGGCAACCTATAAGCGGCAGGTAGATTATGTAAGCGCAAAGAGCGACGCTATCATCCGGATTAAAAAGGCTTTTGACCAGCATGATATACTGATTCCGTTCCCAATTCGTACGCTTGATTTCGGAATAAAAGGAGGCGAGAAACTAAATGAACAGTTAGAAGCTGTACAGGCAGCTATCAAGAATGGCAAACAAACAGGTAGGAACGACGATTAG
- the glyA gene encoding serine hydroxymethyltransferase, whose translation MQKDTAIFDLIAKEKARQTHGIELIASENFVSEQVMQAMGSEMTNKYAEGLPGKRYYGGCEIVDQAEQLAIDRAKELFGVEWVNVQPHSGAQANAAVMLAVLQPGDKILGFDLSHGGHLTHGSPVNFSGKLYQPTFYGVEQETGLIDFDKVVEIARREQPKLIICGASAYSRDWDYKKLRAAADEVGALLLADISHPSGLIARGLLNNPFEHCHIVTTTTHKTLRGPRGGMIMLGKDFENPFGLKTPKGETRMMSSLLDGAVFPGTQGGPLEHVIAAKAVAFFEALSDDYKVYVEQVQKNAQAMAKAFLERGYDIISGGTDNHMMLIDLRSKGLTGKLAENTLIKADITINKNMVPFDDKSPFVTSGMRVGTAAITTRGLKEADMDRIVELIDTVLANHENEGKIAEVRKEVNAWMEQYPLFA comes from the coding sequence ATGCAAAAAGATACAGCCATTTTTGATTTAATAGCGAAAGAGAAAGCCCGCCAGACCCATGGCATAGAGCTGATTGCTTCTGAAAACTTTGTTTCGGAACAGGTAATGCAGGCAATGGGAAGCGAAATGACAAATAAATATGCTGAAGGCCTGCCCGGCAAACGTTATTATGGTGGCTGTGAAATTGTAGACCAGGCAGAGCAACTGGCTATAGATCGTGCAAAAGAGCTATTTGGTGTAGAATGGGTAAATGTGCAGCCACACTCTGGTGCTCAGGCCAATGCAGCCGTTATGCTGGCGGTGCTGCAGCCGGGCGATAAAATTCTGGGTTTCGACCTGTCGCATGGTGGCCACTTAACACATGGTTCGCCTGTAAACTTTTCCGGTAAACTATACCAGCCAACGTTTTATGGCGTTGAGCAGGAAACTGGTTTAATAGATTTTGATAAAGTAGTAGAGATTGCCCGCCGTGAGCAGCCAAAGCTTATTATCTGTGGTGCCTCTGCCTACAGCCGCGACTGGGATTATAAAAAATTGCGTGCCGCCGCCGATGAGGTAGGTGCCTTGTTGCTGGCCGATATTTCGCACCCATCCGGCCTTATTGCCCGTGGTCTCCTGAACAACCCGTTCGAGCATTGCCACATTGTAACTACTACAACGCATAAAACCCTTCGTGGCCCAAGAGGTGGCATGATCATGCTGGGCAAAGACTTCGAAAATCCGTTTGGCCTTAAAACACCAAAAGGTGAAACACGTATGATGTCTTCTTTGCTGGATGGAGCTGTTTTCCCTGGTACGCAAGGTGGTCCGCTGGAGCACGTAATTGCAGCCAAAGCAGTTGCATTCTTCGAAGCTCTTTCTGATGATTATAAGGTGTATGTAGAGCAGGTGCAGAAAAACGCTCAGGCAATGGCAAAAGCGTTTTTAGAGCGCGGCTACGACATAATTTCCGGAGGAACCGACAACCACATGATGCTGATAGACCTGCGCTCAAAAGGCTTAACAGGTAAACTGGCAGAAAATACTCTTATCAAAGCAGATATCACCATCAACAAAAATATGGTGCCTTTCGATGATAAGTCGCCGTTTGTAACTTCTGGTATGCGTGTAGGTACGGCCGCCATTACCACACGTGGATTAAAGGAAGCGGATATGGATCGTATTGTTGAACTGATCGATACTGTACTGGCTAACCACGAGAACGAAGGTAAAATTGCAGAAGTACGCAAAGAAGTAAATGCCTGGATGGAGCAGTATCCACTATTCGCTTAA
- the radA gene encoding DNA repair protein RadA has protein sequence MAKIKTSYFCQNCGAQSAKWIGKCPACGEWNTYVEEVVQREELTPTTAWKVGTSSGQVSSKPKPIADISYQEQHRIQTKDQELNRVLGGGIVAGSMVLIGGEPGIGKSTLMLQIALSLQGLRVLYVSGEESEQQIKMRAERLIATTSDCFILTETGTQNIFKQIEQLRPQVLIIDSIQTLHSSFIEAGAGSVSQVRECTAELLKFAKESGTPVFLIGHITKEGNLAGPKILEHMVDTVLQFEGDRHMTYRILRTTKNRFGSTSELGIYEMLGTGLREVSNPSEILISQREDAFSGIAIGATLEGNRPLLIEVQSLVSPATYGTPQRASTGFDAKRLNMLLAVLEKRGGYRLGAQDVFLNIAGGLKVEDPALDLAVCASILSSFEDIAIPSTTCFAAEVGLGGEVRAVNRVENRISEAEKLGFRDIYISKYNKKGLDFSKYSINIHAFGRLEEVFAGLFG, from the coding sequence ATGGCTAAAATAAAAACATCCTATTTCTGCCAAAACTGCGGCGCTCAATCGGCAAAGTGGATTGGCAAATGTCCTGCTTGTGGAGAGTGGAATACATATGTGGAGGAAGTAGTGCAGCGGGAGGAGCTTACCCCCACTACTGCCTGGAAAGTTGGCACCAGCTCCGGGCAGGTAAGCAGTAAACCCAAACCGATAGCAGACATCAGCTATCAGGAGCAGCACCGCATCCAAACCAAAGACCAGGAACTGAACCGTGTGTTAGGAGGTGGTATTGTGGCCGGTTCTATGGTACTGATCGGTGGTGAACCAGGCATAGGCAAATCAACCCTGATGCTACAGATAGCACTGAGTTTGCAGGGGCTGCGGGTGTTGTATGTAAGTGGCGAAGAGAGCGAGCAGCAGATAAAGATGCGGGCCGAACGTTTAATTGCTACTACCTCCGACTGCTTTATATTAACCGAAACAGGCACACAGAATATCTTTAAGCAGATTGAACAGCTTAGGCCGCAGGTACTTATTATAGATTCTATTCAAACGCTTCATTCTTCGTTTATCGAAGCAGGAGCAGGTAGTGTGAGCCAGGTGCGGGAGTGTACGGCAGAACTCCTTAAGTTCGCCAAAGAAAGCGGAACCCCTGTTTTCCTGATCGGGCACATTACCAAAGAAGGCAACCTGGCGGGGCCTAAAATACTGGAGCACATGGTAGATACCGTGCTGCAGTTCGAAGGTGATCGGCACATGACCTACCGGATCCTTCGCACTACCAAAAACCGCTTCGGCTCTACCTCAGAGCTGGGAATTTACGAAATGCTGGGAACAGGGCTGCGCGAAGTAAGCAATCCCTCTGAAATCCTGATATCGCAACGGGAAGATGCCTTTAGTGGAATTGCCATTGGCGCTACTTTAGAAGGTAACAGACCGCTGCTGATAGAAGTACAAAGCCTGGTAAGCCCTGCTACTTATGGCACACCGCAAAGAGCCAGTACAGGCTTCGATGCCAAGCGACTGAACATGCTGCTGGCGGTACTGGAGAAGCGTGGCGGATACAGGTTAGGTGCACAAGACGTATTCCTGAACATAGCAGGTGGCTTAAAAGTGGAAGATCCCGCCCTCGATCTGGCTGTTTGTGCTTCTATACTTTCTTCTTTTGAAGATATTGCCATACCAAGCACTACCTGCTTTGCTGCCGAAGTTGGCTTAGGAGGAGAAGTAAGGGCCGTGAACCGGGTAGAGAACCGCATAAGCGAGGCTGAGAAACTGGGCTTCCGGGATATCTACATTTCTAAATACAACAAAAAAGGACTTGATTTCAGTAAATATTCTATTAACATACATGCCTTCGGGCGTTTAGAAGAAGTGTTTGCCGGCCTGTTTGGCTAA
- the rsmI gene encoding 16S rRNA (cytidine(1402)-2'-O)-methyltransferase: MQEQEKTNLYLVPTPIGNLEDITLRAIRILKEVDVILAEDTRTSGKLLQHLGIEKRMHSHHLHNEHKATAHLIDRLKGGEVMALVSDAGTPGISDPGFFLVRECLKNDLKVECLPGATAFVPALVKSGFSTDRFTFEGFLPIKKGRQTRLQSLAQEERTMIFYESPHRLQKTLSQFKEYFGGDRLVSVSREISKMFEETINGTLDELIQLFETKAIKGEFVIVVAGAKD; the protein is encoded by the coding sequence ATGCAGGAACAGGAAAAAACGAATTTATACTTGGTGCCTACGCCCATTGGTAATTTAGAAGATATCACTTTACGGGCTATCAGAATTTTAAAGGAAGTAGATGTGATTCTGGCAGAAGATACCCGTACCAGCGGTAAGCTGCTACAGCACCTGGGCATTGAAAAGCGGATGCACAGCCACCACCTGCACAACGAACACAAGGCAACCGCCCACCTGATTGATCGCCTGAAAGGAGGAGAAGTAATGGCACTTGTTTCGGATGCTGGTACTCCCGGTATATCAGACCCGGGCTTTTTTCTGGTGCGTGAATGCCTAAAAAATGATTTGAAAGTAGAGTGCCTGCCCGGAGCTACTGCTTTTGTGCCGGCTCTGGTAAAATCGGGCTTCAGCACAGACAGGTTTACTTTTGAAGGGTTTCTTCCCATAAAAAAAGGGCGGCAAACCAGACTGCAGAGCCTGGCACAGGAAGAGCGCACCATGATCTTTTACGAATCGCCGCACCGCCTGCAGAAAACGCTTTCTCAATTTAAAGAATACTTTGGAGGTGATCGCCTCGTTTCTGTTTCACGCGAAATTTCTAAAATGTTTGAAGAAACCATTAACGGTACTTTAGACGAACTCATTCAGCTATTCGAAACGAAAGCCATAAAAGGTGAATTTGTAATAGTGGTAGCAGGAGCTAAAGACTGA
- a CDS encoding FeoB-associated Cys-rich membrane protein, whose amino-acid sequence MVQEIIILIIFLAAAFYIGRLLYRSFSLKGSSCSKGCGGACSTIDFKKIQQDLEKQKSASVS is encoded by the coding sequence ATGGTACAGGAAATTATTATTCTCATTATTTTTCTGGCAGCGGCATTTTATATAGGCCGCTTGCTTTATCGCAGCTTTAGCCTGAAAGGAAGCAGTTGTTCCAAGGGCTGTGGCGGTGCCTGTTCCACCATCGACTTCAAAAAGATACAGCAAGACCTGGAAAAGCAGAAATCGGCTTCTGTTTCTTAA
- a CDS encoding SDR family oxidoreductase, which translates to MENKPTSVPGQVQEKQPGEEHEMTPKPEFIRDSYKGSDKLKGKAALISGGDSGIGRAVAVHFAREGADVAIVYLNEDKDAEETKALVEKEGRKCILIAGDIGKEEFCKLAVEQAVKELGKLDILVNNAAEQHEQTDLKDISQEQLKRTFDTNIFSMFYMTKAALEHLKEGSNIVNTTSITSYRGSAHLMDYASTKGAITAFTRSLSQNLTDKKIRVNAVAPGPIWTPLIPASFDEEKVAEFGKSQPMGRLGQPSEVAPAYVFLASEDGSYITGQVIHVNGGEQIGG; encoded by the coding sequence ATGGAAAATAAACCTACATCGGTACCGGGGCAGGTACAAGAAAAACAGCCGGGCGAAGAACATGAAATGACACCAAAGCCGGAGTTTATCCGCGATTCTTATAAAGGAAGTGACAAGCTGAAAGGAAAAGCTGCCTTGATATCTGGTGGTGACAGCGGGATAGGCCGTGCAGTAGCAGTGCATTTTGCCAGAGAAGGGGCTGATGTGGCTATTGTGTATCTGAACGAGGACAAGGATGCCGAGGAAACTAAAGCACTGGTAGAGAAGGAAGGCCGTAAGTGTATTCTGATTGCCGGTGATATTGGCAAGGAAGAGTTCTGTAAACTGGCCGTTGAGCAGGCCGTAAAAGAACTGGGTAAGCTGGATATCCTGGTTAACAATGCGGCAGAACAGCATGAGCAAACCGATCTGAAAGATATTTCGCAGGAACAGCTGAAACGCACCTTCGATACTAATATCTTCTCGATGTTCTACATGACCAAAGCGGCGCTGGAGCATCTGAAAGAAGGAAGCAATATTGTAAACACCACTTCCATCACTTCTTACAGAGGCAGTGCCCACTTAATGGATTATGCTTCTACGAAAGGTGCTATTACGGCTTTTACACGTTCCCTTTCTCAAAACCTGACAGATAAAAAAATCCGGGTGAATGCCGTGGCTCCCGGACCTATCTGGACACCTCTTATACCTGCTTCTTTTGATGAAGAAAAAGTGGCGGAATTTGGCAAAAGTCAGCCAATGGGGCGTTTAGGGCAACCATCTGAGGTAGCTCCTGCCTATGTGTTTTTGGCCTCTGAAGACGGCTCTTACATTACAGGGCAGGTAATACATGTAAATGGCGGAGAGCAGATAGGAGGCTAA
- a CDS encoding DUF4105 domain-containing protein — translation MKQHLTKIWLLLVCCLYALQGQAQFENYQLSPDATISLITCSSGDDLYTVFGHSAVRVNDPAAGLDIVFNYGTFDFDEPNFYLKFAQGKLRYKLSAAYFSDFVYAYTRDNRSVFEQELRLTPEQRQQYWAFLTNNYLPANRFYLYDFFFDNCATRIRDGLEATFPNQIKFNIEHFDKDYSFRNLIDIYLPPQPWGDFGIDLALGAKIDQEATPYEYMFLPDYLSMGFANATIMQNGKAVPLAGEPKTIFLQQPPQEESFSLFRPTMVFWAFFVVVLVVTILDLKNNRRSKTLDFMLFFISGLLGIIFLLLWFATDHQATANNYNLLWGIPTHVVVAFLLGKRLLPAWVRIYMTATAVITGLLLITWWGLPQEPHAAFIPIALTLVIRAEYMVWSSRERKTVEAKTKA, via the coding sequence ATGAAACAACATCTAACAAAAATATGGCTCCTCCTGGTGTGTTGCTTGTATGCACTGCAGGGGCAGGCACAGTTTGAAAATTACCAGCTTTCGCCTGATGCCACTATAAGTTTGATTACCTGCTCCAGCGGCGATGATCTTTATACCGTGTTCGGACATAGTGCGGTGCGGGTAAACGATCCGGCAGCCGGCCTTGATATTGTTTTTAACTATGGCACCTTCGATTTTGATGAGCCTAACTTTTACCTGAAGTTTGCCCAGGGCAAGCTCCGTTACAAGCTTTCGGCAGCCTACTTCAGCGACTTTGTATATGCCTATACCCGCGACAACCGCTCTGTATTTGAGCAGGAGCTACGCCTGACACCGGAGCAAAGGCAGCAATACTGGGCGTTCCTGACGAACAATTACCTGCCTGCCAACCGCTTCTACCTCTACGATTTCTTTTTTGATAATTGTGCCACCCGTATCCGCGATGGTTTAGAGGCTACTTTTCCCAACCAGATCAAGTTTAACATTGAGCATTTTGACAAAGATTACAGTTTCCGTAATCTGATTGATATTTACCTGCCGCCACAGCCATGGGGCGATTTTGGAATAGATTTAGCTTTAGGGGCAAAAATAGACCAGGAAGCGACACCCTATGAATATATGTTCCTGCCGGATTACCTTTCTATGGGTTTTGCCAATGCCACCATTATGCAGAATGGCAAAGCAGTACCTCTGGCCGGCGAACCTAAGACCATTTTTCTGCAACAGCCGCCCCAGGAGGAGTCTTTTTCGCTGTTCAGACCTACTATGGTGTTTTGGGCATTCTTTGTTGTAGTTTTGGTTGTAACTATACTTGATCTGAAAAACAACCGTCGCAGCAAAACCCTGGATTTTATGCTTTTCTTTATTTCAGGTTTGCTGGGCATTATCTTTCTGCTGTTGTGGTTTGCAACAGACCATCAGGCCACTGCCAACAACTACAACCTGCTGTGGGGGATACCTACACACGTAGTAGTGGCTTTCTTGCTGGGCAAAAGGCTATTGCCCGCTTGGGTAAGAATATATATGACTGCTACAGCTGTTATTACAGGCTTGCTACTCATTACCTGGTGGGGGCTGCCGCAGGAACCCCATGCGGCCTTTATTCCTATTGCGTTAACTTTAGTTATCAGAGCAGAGTATATGGTGTGGTCTTCCAGAGAGAGAAAAACTGTAGAAGCGAAGACAAAAGCATAA